In Oryza sativa Japonica Group chromosome 3, ASM3414082v1, one DNA window encodes the following:
- the LOC4332582 gene encoding uncharacterized protein, translating to MAAAAADYEYRAYGAPADHDRPYHGREVVPYGDRRIDVVVKPPGTTTTTTTRSPPPPLPVTKVGGGGGGMGSAWCFSDPEMKRRRRVASYKAYSVEGKVKSSLRRGFRWIKAKCSELIHG from the exons atggccgccgccgccgccgactacgAGTACCGCGCCTACGGGGCCCCCGCCGACCACGACCGCCCCTACCACGGCCGCGAGGTGGTGCCGTACGGGGACCGCCGCAtcgacgtcgtcgtcaagcccccgggcaccaccaccaccaccaccacgaggtcgcctccgccgccgctgccggtgaCCAAGGTtgggggcgggggaggaggcaTGGGATCCGCCTGGTGCTTCAGCGACCCGGAGatgaagaggcggcggcgggtggcgagcTACAAGGCGTACTCGGTGGAGGGGAAGGTCAAGTCCTCCCTCCGCAGGGGTTTCCGCTGGATCAAGGCCAAGTGCTCCGAGTTGATCCATGGCTG A
- the LOC136355584 gene encoding serine/threonine-protein phosphatase 7 long form homolog, whose product MAPTLQDVSYLLGLPLAGAAVGPVDGVFGWKEDITARFEQVMRLPHLGPTTTLPPYSTVGPSKAWLLQFTADLLHPDADDYSVRRSLEAYLLWLFGWVMFTSTHGHAVDFRLVHYARSIADAQPQDVPQWSWGSAVLAATYRALCEACTKTDAGAIIAGCPMLLQLWAAERFAIGRPVVDSAPYGVGRSAQWPEDGPTMGTYWCRRGRRYAHVQVRRGYPDFVFKFDRLQPSDVIWEPYTEEAVAARAPLGLSSLCTRDQAYWLTVLPMVFDIFVEPHCPQRVMRQFGLRQVFPGNVQPTVLPADHSLTRRGQLAGALWAPRVQQYVDDWVLATEEVINELFPHTEENYRDYLRWYLPRTRARVTFTPDAPEPHVAAVTDAYPTHRDRDYFVAADAARDISADITAVQVRLNRGLHLTDVEQRVTFDRMQEKMRAVMRVFSCRSAVDVVPPAGPVQPRPRAPTVGAGPRPTAPISHGPRLPSSAPSFGSVRPTAPVSHGPRLPSSAFAGTTGASTSSAGAFATSSGAFASSSSHGASIPRPHGFAAGIFGTGASSSHAGRTGPTSQFYDDDLHGADHHDVLGSSQLGGAPEAHTQEQPEVTPVQAGRVGRAVPPDRLTYSHGHIRAQGRRDRGKRPRQ is encoded by the exons atggctccgacactgcaggacgtgtcgtacctgctcgggctaccgctggcgggagcagcagttggtcccgtggacggtgtttttgggtggaaggaggatatcactgcgcgcttcgagcaggtgatgcgccttccacacctaggaccgaccaccacccttcctccgtactctacagtcgggcctagcaaggcttggttgctccagttcact gcggaccttctgcaccctgacgctgatgattactcggtccgacgctcccttgaggcgtacctgttgtggttgttcgggtgggtgatgttcactagcacccacgggcacgctgtggacttccggctggtccactacgcacggtccatcgcggatgctcagccacaggacgtgccgcagtggagctggggttctgccgtgctagcagccacgtaccgtgccctctgtgaggcgtgcacgaagactgacgcgggagcgatcatcgctggctgccctatgttgcttcagctttgggcagccgagaggtttgccataggtcgaccagtggtggacagcgcaccctacggggttggtcgcagcgcgcagtggccagaggacggtcccacgatggggacttactggtgtcgacgtggg cgtcgttacgctcacgtccaggtgagacgtggttacccggacttcgtgttcaagtttgaccgtctccagccgagcgacgtcatctgggagccgtacacagaagaggccgtcgctgcgagagcaccgctaggactttcgtccttgtgcacacgcgaccaggcttactggctcaccgtcctgccgatggtgttcgacattttcgttgagcctcactgcccgcagcgtgtgatgagacagttcggacttaggcaggtgtttccgggcaacgtgcagccgaccgtcctccctgccgaccactc gttgactcgacggggacagctagcaggcgcactttgggctccacgtgtacagcagtacgttgacgactgggtgttagctacagaggaggtgatcaacgagctcttcccacacacggaggagaactaccgtgactaccttcgttggtaccttcctcgcactcgtgcgcgtgtgaccttcactccagacgccccagagccgcacgttgccgctgtcacggacgcgtatcccacgcaccgtgaccgagactacttcgtggcg gctgatgccgcacgggatatcagtgccgatatcaccgcagtccaagtgaggttgaacagaggtttgcacttgactgacgttgagcagagggtgaccttcgaccggatgcaggagaagatgcgtgcggtcatgcgcgtcttctcctgtcgcagcgccgtggacgtcgtacctccagctggtccggtacaaccacggcctcgcgcgcctaccgtcggagcaggacctcgacctacggcacctatttcgcacg gacctcgtttgccttcgagcgcccctagcttcggatcagtgcgacctacagcaccggtttcgcacg gacctcgtctgccttcgagcgcgttcgcaggcacgaccggcgcttccacgagctccgcaggggcgttcgccacctcttcgggcgcgttcgccagctcttcctctcacggagcgtcgatccctcgcccacacg gatttgcagccgggatcttcggtactggggcctcttcgtctcacgccggtaggactggtcctactagccagttctacgacgacgacttgcacggtgcagaccaccacgacgtactaggctcctctcagcttggaggagctccagaggcgcacactcaggagcagccagaggtcacacctgtacaggcaggacgggttggccgtgccgtacccccggaccgactcacgtactcccacgggcacattagggcgcagggtaggagggacaggggtaagaggcctcgtcagtag
- the LOC4332583 gene encoding anaphase-promoting complex subunit 11 has translation MKVKILQWHSVASWTWDAQDETCGICRMAFDGCCPDCKFPGDDCPLIWGSCNHAFHLHCILKWVNSQTSTPLCPMCRREWQFKG, from the coding sequence ATGAAGGTCAAGATTCTTCAGTGGCATTCGGTGGCTTCTTGGACATGGGACGCCCAGGATGAAACCTGTGGTATATGCAGGATGGCATTCGACGGCTGCTGCCCTGATTGTAAGTTCCCCGGCGACGATTGCCCGCTCATCTGGGGCTCCTGCAACCACGCTTTCCATCTCCACTGCATACTCAAGTGGGTCAATTCTCAAACATCCACACCACTTTGCCCAATGTGCCGTAGGGAGTGGCAATTCAAGGGCTAA
- the LOC4332584 gene encoding uncharacterized protein: MALVAAAAANPKQKQKQQKASIGRRAWRLLRLAVLWARKGSAVHSLRLLSNLRRAGVGLGVVGRGDRLGYGEREYSIEETPAFRFRTPSARVLRLIPCIAPAVPDTPGLYGDEDRYFFARRDTEPECGGGVGYYDYNGEPGECGGVDDESFRDGAMEEQLLELSMLEASAAAVTEDAGVDAKAEEFIAKFHAQMKLQRQISWLQYNEMMERSLR; the protein is encoded by the coding sequence ATGGCgttggtggcggcagcggcggcgaatcCGAAGCAGAAACAGAAGCAGCAGAAGGCGTCGATCGGGAGGCGGGCGTGGCGGCTGCTGCGCCtggcggtgctctgggcgaggAAGGGCAGCGCGGTGCACAGCCTCCGCCTGCTCAGCAACCTGCGGCGCGCCGGCGTGGGCCTCGGCGTCGTCGGCCGAGGCGACCGCCTGGGGTACGGCGAGCGGGAGTACTCGATCGAGGAGACGCCGGCGTTCCGGTTCCGCACGCCGTCGGCGCGGGTGCTCCGCCTAATCCCCTGCATCGCCCCCGCCGTCCCGGACACGCCCGGGCTCTACGGCGACGAGGACCGCTACTTCTTCGCCCGCCGCGACACGGAGCccgagtgcggcggcggcgtcgggtaTTACGACTACAATGGCGAGCCGGGCGAGTGCGGCGGCGTGGACGACGAGAGCTTCCGCGACGGCGCGATGGAGGAGCAGCTCCTCGAGCTGTCCATGCTggaggcgagcgccgccgccgtgacggAGGACGCCGGCGTGGACGCCAAGGCGGAGGAGTTCATCGCCAAATTCCACGCGCAGATGAAGCTACAGAGGCAAATCTCATGGCTGCAGTACAACGAGATGATGGAGAGGAGCCTCCGCTAG
- the LOC4332585 gene encoding uncharacterized protein isoform X2: MGTEKGGAKIGGGGGGGGGGGGGGGLFNLFDWKRKSRKKLFSNSPEGAKLVKRGEETLPSGRLHLIDDDEGIGVSSFKGSSDYSCASSVTDEEGREMKAPGVVARLMGLDAMPSTGVPEPYCTPFRDTRSFRDSQSLKRSPEYSGSDQFSYVPRRVDGYMRKPLDLRAQKMPSSPIERFQIETLPPRSAKPLPMSHHRLLSPIKNPGFSSARNAAQIMEAAAKILEPRPQVSSREKICSYSPARIPLRISETRENIPASQRAVSRQLQSSRTNLELPDVRFSRGQQMNRSWNSEDDIVIFRTSSDSYEINNPGFSKNNKGKSISLALQAKVNVQKREGLGSSGKNSGGQKDRDECRTSQPFRSQSNAQKNKQQKKPSSSGTSSPVLRQNNQKQNSMVSRGKSAPNKSVSSQQGRKMAGDSSTGKLKNASKISKGGSRKDIVESISCDKEGSSSNNKDFPQKKRLIERNSTNEKGMFVPEKSAARLQKQVQPNVVMDEHIKWNNDSKDSTDVVSFTFTSPLVKPSAGPSRLSGKWDTRSNFNLDAINEKDDSDKKSEGLSSVGLNFVNGDALSLLLEKKLKELTSKIEPSINFTRGDTFVPANFSLEEPVVSSSSNWDMESGVFDCSPSEGKPSQYVDYCQSAQSSTKGQIFRGSKLQVEEPEECSSISNARKEQEHEDLSPLSVLEPTFLNESCWSSDCCSGSSDGSKGYSSSSEVKNMPKNFLSNPPSVDAEAKTTDSVSSSSIDASDTSASIDASDISDITQCSKKSRNSELEYIGDVLGNVNLTKGGLGSLFISQDDVSVMDPHLFNKLESMNLYTQGKKNLDRRGYRKLLFDCVSECLETRRLTYFRAGYAAWSKGMAAMSRGIETEVCNEIGGWRSMGEWVEDELVDKDMSSGLGTWVDFRVEEFETGEELEREILSSLVDEVIGDVFVRRRDGRSVNL; encoded by the exons ATGGGGACGGAGAAAGGTGGAGCAAAgattggtggcggcggcggaggaggaggaggaggaggaggtgggggtgggCTGTTCAACCTGTTTGACTGGAAGCGCAAGTCCCGGAAGAAGCTGTTCTCCAACTCACCCG AGGGTGCTAAGCTCGTGAAGAGAGGCGAAGAAACCTTGCCGTCTGGGCGCCTCCACTTG attgatgatgatgaggggATTGGTGTGTCAAGCTTCAAAGGGAGCAGCGACTACAGCTGTGCTTCCTCGGTTACTGACGAGGAAGGGCGTGAGATGAAGGCGCCAGGAGTGGTGGCCAGGCTCATGGGCTTGGATGCCATGCCCTCTACCGGGGTCCCGGAGCCGTACTGCACACCATTCCGTGACACACGGTCGTTTAGGGACAGCCAGAGCCTAAAGAGAAGCCCAGAGTACTCCGGGAGTGACCAGTTCAGTTATGTGCCACGAAGAGTTGATGGCTACATGAGGAAGCCATTGGATCTGAGAGCTCAGAAGATGCCGAGCAGCCCGATTGAGAGGTTCCAGATAGAAACATTGCCGCCAAGGTCAGCCAAACCCTTACCAATGTCCCATCACAGATTGTTATCTCCAATCAAGAATCCGGGATTTAGTTCAGCAAGAAATGCGGCTCAAATCATGGAGGCAGCAGCCAAGATTCTTGAGCCAAGGCCACAGGTCAGTTCTAGGGAGAAAATCTGCTCATACAGTCCTGCGCGGAttcctttgaggatttctgagACACGGGAGAATATCCCAGCTTCTCAGAGGGCAGTGTCTCGGCAGCTGCAGTCATCTCGGACCAATCTTGAGCTGCCTGATGTGAGATTTTCCAGGGGGCAGCAAATGAACAGGAGCTGGAATAGCGAAGATGACATAGTGATCTTTAGGACTTCATCTGATTCTTATGAGATTAATAACCCTGGCTTTTCAAAGAACAACAAGGGGAAGTCCATTTCATTGGCACTGCAGGCAAAGGTGAATGTGCAAAAGAGAGAAGGATTGGGTTCTTCTGGGAAGAATTCAGGAGGACAGAAAGATCGTGATGAGTGCAGAACAAGCCAACCTTTTAGGAGTCAGTCCAATGCCCAGAAGAATAAGCAGCAGAAGAAGCCGTCATCATCAGGTACTTCCTCCCCTGTCCTTAGGCAAAACAACCAGAAACAAAATTCTATGGTAAGCAGAGGAAAGTCAGCACCAAACAAATCAGTCTCAAGCCAGCAAGGTAGAAAGATGGCTGGAGATTCCTCAACTGGGAAGCTGAAGAATGCAAGCAAAATATCTAAAGGTGGCAGCAGAAAGGATATTGTAGAAAGCATAAGTTGTGATAAGGAAGGTTCATCGTCAAACAACAAGGACTTTCCACAAAAGAAGCGTTTGATAGAGAGGAACTCCACCAATGAGAAGGGTATGTTCGTGCCTGAAAAATCAGCAGCTAGACTTCAGAAGCAAGTTCAACCTAATGTTGTCATGGATGAGCACATTAAGTGGAACAACGATAGTAAAGATTCTACAGATGTAGTATCATTTACCTTTACCTCACCATTGGTTAAACCATCAGCAGGACCCTCCAGACTGTCAGGGAAGTGGGATACAAGAAGCAATTTTAATTTGGATGCCATAAATGAGAAGGATGATTCAGACAAAAAGTCCGAAGGGCTCTCATCAGTAGGATTGAACTTTGTAAATGGTGATGCTTTGAGCCTTCTCCTAGAAAAGAAACTAAAGGAGCTAACATCAAAGATTGAGCCATCCATCAACTTTACTAGGGGCGACACATTTGTGCCCGCAAACTTTTCCTTGGAAGAGCCCGTGGTCTCCTCTTCCAGCAATTGGGATATGGAAAGCGGAGTATTTGACTGCAGCCCTTCTGAAGGAAAACCTTCTCAATATGTTGATTATTGCCAATCAGCGCAGTCATCAACCAAAGGCCAAATTTTCCGTGGAAGTAAATTACAG GTGGAGGAACCAGAAGAATGCAGCAGCATAAGCAACGCAAGGAAAGAACAGGAGCATGAAGATTTAAGTCCCCTCTCTGTTCTTGAACCAACCTTTCTAAATGAGAGTTGCTGGTCTTCTGATTGCTGCTCAGGCAGTAGCGATG GAAGCAAAGGATATTCATCATCTTCTGAAGTTAAAAACATGCCAAAGAATTTCCTAAGCAATCCACCATCAGTGGATGCTGAGGCCAAGACAACAGATTCAGTGTCTTCTTCATCGATTGATGCATCAGACACCTCAGCATCAATAGATGCGTCGGACATCTCAGATATCACCCAATGTTCAAAGAAATCTAGAAACTCAGAGCTGGAGTACATTGGGGATGTTCTAGGCAATGTCAACCTGACAAAGGGTGGATTGGGGTCATTATTCATCAGTCAAGATGATGTATCGGTGATGGACCCCCACCTCTTTAACAAATTGGAGAGCATGAACTTGTATacacaagggaaaaaaaatttggaccGGCGAGGGTACAGAAAGCTCCTGTTCGACTGCGTAAGTGAATGCCTGGAGACGAGACGTCTCACATACTTCAGGGCAGGATATGCAGCATGGAGCAAAGGGATGGCAGCGATGAGCAGGGGCATAGAAACTGAAGTCTGCAATGAGATAGGTGGTTGGAGGAGCATGGGCGAATGGGTGGAGGATGAACTTGTCGACAAGGACATGAGCAGTGGGCTGGGCACATGGGTTGATTTTCGGGTGGAGGAGTTCGAGACAGGAGAAGAGTTGGAGAGGGAAATACTGAGCTCACTGGTCGACGAGGTGATCGGCGACGTCTTTGTGAGACGACGGGACGGCAGGAGTGTAAATTTGTAA
- the LOC4332585 gene encoding probable GPI-anchored adhesin-like protein PGA55 isoform X1 — MGTEKGGAKIGGGGGGGGGGGGGGGLFNLFDWKRKSRKKLFSNSPEGAKLVKRGEETLPSGRLHLIDDDEGIGVSSFKGSSDYSCASSVTDEEGREMKAPGVVARLMGLDAMPSTGVPEPYCTPFRDTRSFRDSQSLKRSPEYSGSDQFSYVPRRVDGYMRKPLDLRAQKMPSSPIERFQIETLPPRSAKPLPMSHHRLLSPIKNPGFSSARNAAQIMEAAAKILEPRPQVSSREKICSYSPARIPLRISETRENIPASQRAVSRQLQSSRTNLELPDVRFSRGQQMNRSWNSEDDIVIFRTSSDSYEINNPGFSKNNKGKSISLALQAKVNVQKREGLGSSGKNSGGQKDRDECRTSQPFRSQSNAQKNKQQKKPSSSGTSSPVLRQNNQKQNSMVSRGKSAPNKSVSSQQGRKMAGDSSTGKLKNASKISKGGSRKDIVESISCDKEGSSSNNKDFPQKKRLIERNSTNEKGMFVPEKSAARLQKQVQPNVVMDEHIKWNNDSKDSTDVVSFTFTSPLVKPSAGPSRLSGKWDTRSNFNLDAINEKDDSDKKSEGLSSVGLNFVNGDALSLLLEKKLKELTSKIEPSINFTRGDTFVPANFSLEEPVVSSSSNWDMESGVFDCSPSEGKPSQYVDYCQSAQSSTKGQIFRGSKLQVEEPEECSSISNARKEQEHEDLSPLSVLEPTFLNESCWSSDCCSGSSDVFTGSKGYSSSSEVKNMPKNFLSNPPSVDAEAKTTDSVSSSSIDASDTSASIDASDISDITQCSKKSRNSELEYIGDVLGNVNLTKGGLGSLFISQDDVSVMDPHLFNKLESMNLYTQGKKNLDRRGYRKLLFDCVSECLETRRLTYFRAGYAAWSKGMAAMSRGIETEVCNEIGGWRSMGEWVEDELVDKDMSSGLGTWVDFRVEEFETGEELEREILSSLVDEVIGDVFVRRRDGRSVNL; from the exons ATGGGGACGGAGAAAGGTGGAGCAAAgattggtggcggcggcggaggaggaggaggaggaggaggtgggggtgggCTGTTCAACCTGTTTGACTGGAAGCGCAAGTCCCGGAAGAAGCTGTTCTCCAACTCACCCG AGGGTGCTAAGCTCGTGAAGAGAGGCGAAGAAACCTTGCCGTCTGGGCGCCTCCACTTG attgatgatgatgaggggATTGGTGTGTCAAGCTTCAAAGGGAGCAGCGACTACAGCTGTGCTTCCTCGGTTACTGACGAGGAAGGGCGTGAGATGAAGGCGCCAGGAGTGGTGGCCAGGCTCATGGGCTTGGATGCCATGCCCTCTACCGGGGTCCCGGAGCCGTACTGCACACCATTCCGTGACACACGGTCGTTTAGGGACAGCCAGAGCCTAAAGAGAAGCCCAGAGTACTCCGGGAGTGACCAGTTCAGTTATGTGCCACGAAGAGTTGATGGCTACATGAGGAAGCCATTGGATCTGAGAGCTCAGAAGATGCCGAGCAGCCCGATTGAGAGGTTCCAGATAGAAACATTGCCGCCAAGGTCAGCCAAACCCTTACCAATGTCCCATCACAGATTGTTATCTCCAATCAAGAATCCGGGATTTAGTTCAGCAAGAAATGCGGCTCAAATCATGGAGGCAGCAGCCAAGATTCTTGAGCCAAGGCCACAGGTCAGTTCTAGGGAGAAAATCTGCTCATACAGTCCTGCGCGGAttcctttgaggatttctgagACACGGGAGAATATCCCAGCTTCTCAGAGGGCAGTGTCTCGGCAGCTGCAGTCATCTCGGACCAATCTTGAGCTGCCTGATGTGAGATTTTCCAGGGGGCAGCAAATGAACAGGAGCTGGAATAGCGAAGATGACATAGTGATCTTTAGGACTTCATCTGATTCTTATGAGATTAATAACCCTGGCTTTTCAAAGAACAACAAGGGGAAGTCCATTTCATTGGCACTGCAGGCAAAGGTGAATGTGCAAAAGAGAGAAGGATTGGGTTCTTCTGGGAAGAATTCAGGAGGACAGAAAGATCGTGATGAGTGCAGAACAAGCCAACCTTTTAGGAGTCAGTCCAATGCCCAGAAGAATAAGCAGCAGAAGAAGCCGTCATCATCAGGTACTTCCTCCCCTGTCCTTAGGCAAAACAACCAGAAACAAAATTCTATGGTAAGCAGAGGAAAGTCAGCACCAAACAAATCAGTCTCAAGCCAGCAAGGTAGAAAGATGGCTGGAGATTCCTCAACTGGGAAGCTGAAGAATGCAAGCAAAATATCTAAAGGTGGCAGCAGAAAGGATATTGTAGAAAGCATAAGTTGTGATAAGGAAGGTTCATCGTCAAACAACAAGGACTTTCCACAAAAGAAGCGTTTGATAGAGAGGAACTCCACCAATGAGAAGGGTATGTTCGTGCCTGAAAAATCAGCAGCTAGACTTCAGAAGCAAGTTCAACCTAATGTTGTCATGGATGAGCACATTAAGTGGAACAACGATAGTAAAGATTCTACAGATGTAGTATCATTTACCTTTACCTCACCATTGGTTAAACCATCAGCAGGACCCTCCAGACTGTCAGGGAAGTGGGATACAAGAAGCAATTTTAATTTGGATGCCATAAATGAGAAGGATGATTCAGACAAAAAGTCCGAAGGGCTCTCATCAGTAGGATTGAACTTTGTAAATGGTGATGCTTTGAGCCTTCTCCTAGAAAAGAAACTAAAGGAGCTAACATCAAAGATTGAGCCATCCATCAACTTTACTAGGGGCGACACATTTGTGCCCGCAAACTTTTCCTTGGAAGAGCCCGTGGTCTCCTCTTCCAGCAATTGGGATATGGAAAGCGGAGTATTTGACTGCAGCCCTTCTGAAGGAAAACCTTCTCAATATGTTGATTATTGCCAATCAGCGCAGTCATCAACCAAAGGCCAAATTTTCCGTGGAAGTAAATTACAG GTGGAGGAACCAGAAGAATGCAGCAGCATAAGCAACGCAAGGAAAGAACAGGAGCATGAAGATTTAAGTCCCCTCTCTGTTCTTGAACCAACCTTTCTAAATGAGAGTTGCTGGTCTTCTGATTGCTGCTCAGGCAGTAGCGATG TCTTTACAGGAAGCAAAGGATATTCATCATCTTCTGAAGTTAAAAACATGCCAAAGAATTTCCTAAGCAATCCACCATCAGTGGATGCTGAGGCCAAGACAACAGATTCAGTGTCTTCTTCATCGATTGATGCATCAGACACCTCAGCATCAATAGATGCGTCGGACATCTCAGATATCACCCAATGTTCAAAGAAATCTAGAAACTCAGAGCTGGAGTACATTGGGGATGTTCTAGGCAATGTCAACCTGACAAAGGGTGGATTGGGGTCATTATTCATCAGTCAAGATGATGTATCGGTGATGGACCCCCACCTCTTTAACAAATTGGAGAGCATGAACTTGTATacacaagggaaaaaaaatttggaccGGCGAGGGTACAGAAAGCTCCTGTTCGACTGCGTAAGTGAATGCCTGGAGACGAGACGTCTCACATACTTCAGGGCAGGATATGCAGCATGGAGCAAAGGGATGGCAGCGATGAGCAGGGGCATAGAAACTGAAGTCTGCAATGAGATAGGTGGTTGGAGGAGCATGGGCGAATGGGTGGAGGATGAACTTGTCGACAAGGACATGAGCAGTGGGCTGGGCACATGGGTTGATTTTCGGGTGGAGGAGTTCGAGACAGGAGAAGAGTTGGAGAGGGAAATACTGAGCTCACTGGTCGACGAGGTGATCGGCGACGTCTTTGTGAGACGACGGGACGGCAGGAGTGTAAATTTGTAA
- the LOC4332586 gene encoding uncharacterized protein: MDDDIDSSCSTPFASAPSSPGRSPATGGGYFFSAPASPIHHLLLSSSSVASGVVSGAGYGGVGDAEFEFGGPGGPMISADELFHNGQIRPLTLPPLPDLDPGSDDDDGGGGDFRPGPVRGRELTLRSGSVHRRTRSMSPLRGASPRLKLLNALVPAPDLGSEPTPSHSAGSEEATPPVTASSRSSSSSSTSSSSSSSSSARGSRRWVFLKDMLLHRSKSEPGGAHAHDAPAKPEKAWQFSPSWASSRDRIAAKLRAARSPLPPQPQSEASSDAGGGEEAQATRGRARGGKGRRRSSTVAAAHERLYAARNRAQAEEMRRRTFLPYRQGLLGCLGFSSRGYGALHGFTKTLNPVFSR, from the coding sequence ATGGACGACGACATCGACAGCAGCTGCTCCACCCCATTCGCCAGCGCGCCGTCCAGCCCCGGCAGGTCGcctgccaccggcggcggctactTCTTCAGCGCGCCGGCCAGCCCCATCCACCAcctgctcctctcctcctcctcggttgCCTCCGGTGTGGTGTCGGGGGCGGGGTATGGCGGCGTGGGCGATGCGGAGTTCGAGTTCGGCGGCCCCGGCGGGCCCATGATCTCCGCCGACGAGCTCTTCCACAACGGCCAGATCCGGCCGCTCACCCTGCCCCCGCTCCCGGATCTCGACcccggcagcgacgacgacgacggcggcggcggcgacttccGCCCCGGGCCGGTGCGAGGCCGCGAGCTGACGCTGCGGAGCGGGTCCGTGCACCGCCGCACGCGGTCCATGTCGCCGCTCCGCGGCGCGTCCCCGCGGCTCAAGCTGCTCAATGCGCTCGTCCCCGCCCCGGATCTTGGCTCCGAGCCAACTCCATCGCACTCGGCTGGGTCGGAGGAGGCCACGCCACCGGTCACCGCCTCGTCacgctcgtcctcctcctcctcgacgtcctcgtcctcgtcctcctcgtcgtccgccCGCGGGTCACGGCGGTGGGTGTTCCTCAAGGACATGCTCCTCCACCGCAGCAAGAGCGAGCCAGGCGGAGCCCACGCGCACGACGCCCCCGCCAAGCCCGAGAAGGCGTGGCAGTTCTCGCCCTCGTGGGCATCATCGAGAGACAGGATCGCCGCAAAGCTCCGCGCGGCGAGGTCACCACTACCACCACAGCCACAATCGGAAGCGTCgtcggacgccggcggcggcgaagaggcgCAGGCGACGCGGGGGCGCGCGAGGGGCGGCAAGGGCAGGCGGCGCTCGAGCACggtcgcggcggcgcacgagcGTCTCTACGCGGCGCGGAACCGGGCGCAGGCggaggagatgcggcggcgcaCGTTCCTCCCCTACCGGCAGGGCCTCCTCGGCTGCCTCGGCTTCAGCTCCCGCGGTTACGGCGCGCTCCACGGCTTCACAAAAACCCTCAACCCCGTCTTCTCCCGGTAA